A portion of the Pectobacterium brasiliense genome contains these proteins:
- a CDS encoding DUF2627 domain-containing protein, with protein MNGIFSKEDLSTTFSVACCFSADPYLSASSSNDFGLSV; from the coding sequence ATGAATGGCATTTTCAGTAAAGAAGACTTAAGTACAACCTTTAGTGTTGCATGCTGCTTCTCTGCCGATCCTTATCTTAGTGCCTCAAGCAGTAACGACTTTGGTTTGTCTGTATAA